TGCGTATGCCGCATTGCGTGCGATGCCGTCGACAGGCCGGTGAGAGGGAGAGCTGGCCGAAGGCCAGGCAAAAAACAACGGGCAGCAGATGCCCGCGCGGACGATCAGGCGATCATCGATTCCAGGTCGGACGCCAGTTCGCGAGGCGCCGGCATTTCCTGCATGGCATCTTCGGAAAGGCCGATGGCGTCGGCCGACTGGGCCGGCCAGACGTGTTGCGCGTCACCGATGCGCAGCCCTTCGCGCTCGAGAGCGACACGCCAGACCGCGAGGTGCAGCACATTGGCCAGCGGGTCGACGTGCTCGGCCTCCATCGGGTTGGCAAAGCACGAGAGGGCGCTGATGAACTCGGGCGCAAATTCCCAGCGGGCGGCCAGCCGCGCGCCGACTTCGCCATAGTGGAAGCCGAACTTCTGCCGCTCCACCTCGAGGCGTCCCATGCGGTCGAAGGGATGCACGGCGTTGAGCGCCGCCACCTGCTCCTTCATTGCGCCGGCCATGATCAGGTGGCCGATGGCGTGCATGCTGCCGACGGTGAATGCCAGGCTCTGGTCCACGCGACGGGTCTTGCCCGCAAGGTAGCGGGCGACCGCCGCCACGCGCAGGCTGTGCGACCAGAAGGCCGGCAGGTGCACGCCGTCGATCTTCCGGAACGTGCCCGTGAGGCCGGAGCTCACCACCAGCGAGCGGATCGAGGAGAAACCCAGCAGCTGGATGGCGTCGTGGATCGACAGGATCTTGCGGCGCAGCCCGAAGTACGGGGAGTTGGCCATGCGCAGCACCCGGGCCGTCAGCACCTGGTCGAGTTCGATCTTGCGTGCCACCACGGAAACGGCGGCGTCTTCGTTGCGAAGGAGCTCGATCAGGTCGAAAACCACCTTGGGCACCGTGGGAAGCAAATGGCTTTCGGCAAACAGTTCGTCCAGGGTCATGGCGATTCTCGGCTGTAGTTTTCGCTGCCCGGAATTGTCGTGCAACTTTAGTGTTACATGTTGATGTC
The Variovorax paradoxus genome window above contains:
- a CDS encoding HDOD domain-containing protein; this encodes MTLDELFAESHLLPTVPKVVFDLIELLRNEDAAVSVVARKIELDQVLTARVLRMANSPYFGLRRKILSIHDAIQLLGFSSIRSLVVSSGLTGTFRKIDGVHLPAFWSHSLRVAAVARYLAGKTRRVDQSLAFTVGSMHAIGHLIMAGAMKEQVAALNAVHPFDRMGRLEVERQKFGFHYGEVGARLAARWEFAPEFISALSCFANPMEAEHVDPLANVLHLAVWRVALEREGLRIGDAQHVWPAQSADAIGLSEDAMQEMPAPRELASDLESMIA